A region from the Candidatus Thiothrix putei genome encodes:
- a CDS encoding trypsin-like peptidase domain-containing protein, whose product MPYLTGCGGGDTAATSQNSINDKTTAANVTATEPSSSTPAVSSTSNSANTNSTTSYALVSSSGAIIASTNNSASNNTASFGSTGIEGRLEADDVDLTPLSDAERAAIKIATPTATARIIQESILGFDSRFQVIPASYPERAVALITYNGNTHCSGWLVSKDTLVTAGHCVHGGGSTGRWGATTAFKVYPGFSDGYAPYGSCTPRELYSTYGWVTNADSNADIGLIKLDCTVGNSTGYFSYAITDTIDNTAVNINGYPGDKAGGGQQWGSKGIVLYATPTKIHYDNDTTGGMSGSPVWVQDSTTAWALGIHTNGENTLAPGSNSGTRISKEVFDLITAAKALP is encoded by the coding sequence ATGCCTTACTTAACCGGATGTGGGGGGGGAGATACCGCAGCTACATCGCAAAATAGTATTAACGACAAAACAACAGCAGCCAACGTAACCGCAACAGAACCCAGTTCATCGACACCTGCCGTGTCGAGTACGAGTAACAGCGCCAACACCAACTCGACCACGAGCTATGCTCTCGTCTCCAGCAGTGGGGCAATCATCGCTTCGACGAATAATTCCGCATCCAATAACACTGCATCGTTTGGCTCAACCGGTATCGAAGGTCGCCTTGAAGCTGATGACGTAGATCTAACACCGCTGAGTGATGCCGAACGAGCCGCTATAAAAATAGCTACACCCACCGCAACAGCCCGCATCATTCAAGAATCAATACTAGGCTTTGATAGCCGCTTCCAAGTAATTCCCGCCAGCTACCCAGAACGCGCCGTGGCACTTATCACTTATAACGGCAATACCCACTGTTCAGGGTGGTTGGTCAGCAAAGACACCCTAGTAACCGCTGGGCATTGTGTTCACGGCGGGGGCAGCACGGGGCGCTGGGGAGCCACAACAGCTTTCAAAGTATACCCTGGCTTCTCTGATGGCTATGCGCCGTATGGCTCTTGCACACCCAGAGAGCTTTATTCCACCTATGGATGGGTAACGAATGCTGACAGCAATGCTGATATTGGTCTTATTAAATTAGACTGCACCGTTGGTAACTCAACCGGTTACTTCAGTTACGCAATAACCGATACCATTGATAACACCGCTGTGAATATCAACGGCTATCCCGGTGATAAAGCAGGTGGCGGTCAACAATGGGGCAGCAAAGGCATTGTCTTATACGCCACACCCACCAAAATACATTATGACAATGACACCACCGGTGGCATGAGTGGTTCACCTGTTTGGGTACAAGACAGCACCACGGCTTGGGCACTTGGCATTCATACCAATGGCGAAAACACACTCGCCCCCGGTAGTAATTCAGGAACACGAATTTCCAAAGAGGTCTTTGACCTGATTACCGCCGCGAAAGCCCTACCGTAA
- a CDS encoding mannose-1-phosphate guanylyltransferase/mannose-6-phosphate isomerase — MVTPITPVILSGGSGSRLWPVSRKLRPKQFLPLIAADRTLFQSTLERLEGIVDKQPAVIVCNEEHRFMVAEQLQSIGQTHQGILLEPVGRNTAPAVAVAALSLLEKTGQDPVMLVLPADHVIADVSAFQQAIMQASSLANQGYLVTFGITPLSPETGYGYIEQGEAIIGFDNAWQVAAFAEKPNVEIATAYLNGGKHLWNSGIFMFKASTFLHELETYKPEILAACKKTLAQAQHDLDFVRLDAGAFRECPSDSIDYAVMEHTRHAATVPLTAGWNDVGAWSAVWEVSERDAANNVLRGNVMTHGSGNNLVFTEDRLVTLVGVDDLIVIDTKDATLVAHKSKAQDVKQIVNALEAEGRSEAIIHRLVNRPWGCYDSVDAGERFQVKRITVKPGAKLSLQKHHHRAEHWIVVKGTAEVTCGDKTFLLTENQSTYIPLGSTHRLANPGKVPLELVEVQSGSYLGEDDIVRLEDQYGRNEA, encoded by the coding sequence ATGGTAACCCCAATAACCCCTGTCATTCTTTCTGGTGGCTCTGGCTCACGCCTGTGGCCGGTATCTCGTAAGCTGCGCCCGAAGCAATTCCTGCCGTTGATTGCAGCAGATCGAACGCTATTCCAGTCGACATTAGAGCGCTTGGAGGGAATTGTTGATAAGCAACCCGCCGTCATCGTATGCAATGAAGAGCACCGGTTTATGGTTGCAGAACAATTGCAAAGTATCGGTCAGACTCACCAAGGTATTTTGTTAGAGCCGGTTGGGCGCAATACGGCTCCGGCAGTAGCTGTCGCCGCATTGAGCTTGTTGGAGAAAACAGGGCAAGATCCGGTGATGTTGGTATTGCCTGCTGACCATGTGATTGCTGACGTAAGTGCTTTTCAACAGGCTATTATGCAAGCTTCTTCCTTAGCCAATCAGGGTTATTTAGTGACATTTGGTATTACGCCACTGTCACCAGAAACAGGGTATGGCTATATTGAACAAGGTGAGGCCATCATCGGCTTTGATAATGCTTGGCAAGTGGCAGCGTTTGCTGAAAAACCCAATGTGGAAATTGCCACTGCCTATTTGAATGGCGGGAAACACTTGTGGAACTCCGGTATTTTCATGTTTAAAGCGAGTACCTTTTTACATGAACTAGAAACCTATAAGCCTGAAATATTGGCTGCTTGCAAAAAAACCTTGGCACAGGCTCAACATGATTTAGATTTTGTACGCTTGGATGCGGGTGCTTTCAGAGAGTGCCCTTCTGATTCGATCGACTACGCGGTTATGGAGCATACTCGCCATGCAGCGACTGTGCCACTCACTGCCGGTTGGAACGATGTGGGGGCATGGTCTGCCGTTTGGGAGGTGAGTGAGCGTGATGCGGCTAATAACGTATTGCGCGGTAATGTCATGACCCATGGTTCAGGTAATAACTTGGTATTTACTGAAGATCGCTTGGTCACATTGGTTGGTGTAGATGATCTCATTGTTATTGACACTAAAGATGCCACGCTAGTCGCACATAAAAGTAAGGCTCAAGATGTTAAGCAGATTGTTAATGCGCTAGAAGCAGAAGGTCGCAGTGAAGCGATTATTCACCGTTTAGTTAATCGCCCGTGGGGATGTTACGACTCGGTAGATGCAGGGGAACGCTTTCAAGTCAAGCGTATTACAGTCAAGCCCGGAGCAAAACTATCCCTGCAAAAACATCATCACCGCGCGGAGCACTGGATAGTCGTCAAGGGTACAGCAGAGGTGACTTGTGGTGACAAGACCTTTTTGTTGACCGAGAATCAGTCAACCTATATCCCCTTGGGTAGCACTCACCGTCTGGCTAATCCGGGTAAAGTACCCTTGGAGTTAGTGGAAGTGCAATCAGGTAGTTACCTTGGGGAAGACGATATTGTGCGTCTGGAAGATCAGTATGGTCGAAACGAAGCCTAG
- a CDS encoding polysaccharide biosynthesis tyrosine autokinase — protein sequence MENYYTNQSKSLEVRAAGNSQMIEYIPIEDIAPRNQVEEVGFGELWRRLMRRKWLLLGTALSVFILAAVISFLSPDVYRATTTLQVTPEEVRVTLGDGAEGARTPRSEREFYQTQTELLASERLTSETIKELGISSRFEDDTSLYTKLYSWLTSVKRSVAGDGEAPDAVSDVGENFRRNLSIYPVEDSQIFKISYDHTDPELSAAIVNALAANYKQMSLNLRNEAVSNTKETLEAKLKEAKSKLEKSENELVAYARKQGIITLDGDRSSASGVLDSLNLALTDATGARIAAEAAFNRSKNVAGADRTLENPAVQRLKEELARVQAEYRDQSRLFKASFPEMQQLQARIDQLSGEIQREASSIDRTARSKLQAEYEAAKQREGELKAEVKKQEAVLMGNRDKSVDYMTRQREVEADRDNYESLLERLNEIGRVADSSASNVAIVDEASVPTKPFSPNIPLNLVMGVAVGLLLGLLAATIAEVMDDRLRSVEDLRRVLGSIPLLGVIPYISGRNNKNVLALRGQVGSSFMLEAFRSLRENLIMMKTPSHQGLAFIMNITSASPSEGKTTTAVNLATVFAYTGKKVLLVDCDMRHPEAHNKLGLENRVGVSDFLLGDKDVGELIQETTVQNLSAICAGSAVPNPTELLAGERFTALLSEVEGMFDHIIIDGPPVMGLADALIISNRTGNTVLVNANGQTRKRNLKDAVGRLQQAQCNIIGAVLTKLKSPEVSNKYYGYPNRYPRSGQTAMVATQ from the coding sequence ATGGAAAACTATTACACAAACCAGTCAAAAAGTCTCGAAGTGAGAGCAGCGGGCAATAGTCAAATGATTGAGTATATCCCGATTGAAGATATAGCGCCGAGAAATCAAGTCGAAGAAGTTGGTTTTGGCGAGTTATGGCGAAGGTTGATGCGGCGCAAATGGTTGTTACTAGGAACAGCTCTGAGCGTTTTCATCCTAGCGGCTGTTATTAGCTTTTTATCCCCAGATGTCTACCGTGCAACGACTACTTTACAAGTGACGCCTGAAGAGGTGAGAGTGACATTGGGTGATGGTGCTGAAGGTGCACGTACTCCACGAAGTGAGCGGGAGTTTTACCAAACGCAAACCGAATTACTCGCAAGTGAACGGTTGACGAGTGAAACGATTAAGGAGTTGGGGATTTCGTCACGCTTTGAAGATGACACTTCCTTGTATACGAAACTCTATAGCTGGTTAACATCCGTTAAACGCAGTGTTGCAGGTGATGGAGAGGCTCCTGATGCAGTGAGTGATGTCGGTGAAAACTTTAGGCGTAATCTCTCTATTTATCCTGTTGAAGATTCTCAAATTTTCAAAATTAGCTATGATCATACTGATCCAGAACTAAGTGCCGCGATAGTCAATGCCTTAGCAGCAAATTATAAGCAGATGAGTTTGAATTTGCGTAATGAGGCTGTTTCTAATACGAAAGAAACGCTGGAAGCCAAATTAAAAGAAGCTAAAAGTAAACTGGAAAAATCTGAAAATGAGCTAGTGGCTTACGCGCGTAAGCAGGGTATTATCACCTTGGATGGGGATCGTTCTTCAGCATCAGGGGTACTGGATTCCCTCAATTTAGCGCTGACTGACGCAACAGGGGCGCGAATTGCGGCTGAGGCTGCTTTTAACCGTTCTAAAAATGTAGCGGGTGCTGACCGAACCTTGGAAAATCCAGCCGTACAGCGTTTGAAAGAAGAGTTAGCGCGTGTGCAAGCTGAGTATCGTGACCAATCTCGTTTGTTTAAAGCGAGCTTTCCAGAAATGCAGCAACTGCAAGCACGTATTGATCAACTGAGTGGTGAAATTCAGCGTGAAGCATCCAGTATTGACCGTACTGCTCGCAGTAAGCTGCAAGCAGAGTACGAGGCAGCTAAACAACGGGAAGGTGAGTTAAAGGCTGAGGTCAAAAAGCAAGAAGCGGTACTGATGGGCAATCGTGACAAGTCGGTTGACTATATGACACGCCAACGTGAGGTTGAAGCAGATCGTGATAACTACGAAAGCTTGCTGGAGCGTTTGAATGAAATTGGTCGGGTTGCGGACAGCAGTGCCAGTAACGTTGCTATTGTTGATGAGGCCAGCGTTCCTACTAAACCGTTTTCACCGAATATTCCCTTGAATCTGGTGATGGGAGTTGCTGTTGGTTTGCTCTTAGGCTTATTGGCTGCCACGATAGCAGAAGTAATGGATGATCGCCTGAGAAGTGTTGAAGATTTGCGCCGTGTGCTGGGATCTATACCTTTATTGGGTGTTATCCCTTATATTTCAGGTCGTAACAACAAGAATGTATTGGCACTGCGTGGGCAGGTTGGTAGTTCATTCATGCTGGAGGCGTTCCGGTCGCTACGTGAAAATCTGATTATGATGAAGACGCCTTCTCATCAAGGGTTGGCTTTTATTATGAATATTACCAGCGCTTCACCTAGCGAAGGTAAAACCACGACAGCAGTGAATTTGGCGACAGTATTTGCTTATACAGGTAAAAAAGTATTGCTGGTTGATTGCGATATGCGTCATCCAGAAGCTCATAATAAGTTGGGTTTAGAGAATCGTGTTGGCGTCAGTGATTTCTTGCTCGGTGATAAAGATGTCGGCGAGTTGATTCAGGAGACGACAGTACAAAATCTGTCTGCTATTTGTGCCGGTTCTGCTGTACCTAACCCGACCGAATTATTGGCTGGTGAGCGTTTTACAGCCTTGTTGAGTGAAGTGGAAGGTATGTTTGATCACATTATCATTGATGGGCCGCCCGTTATGGGCTTAGCGGATGCATTGATCATTTCCAATCGTACCGGCAACACCGTGTTAGTGAATGCTAATGGACAAACCCGCAAGCGCAATTTGAAAGATGCTGTTGGGCGTTTACAGCAAGCACAATGCAACATCATCGGTGCAGTGCTGACTAAATTGAAGTCGCCTGAAGTATCCAACAAATACTACGGTTATCCGAACCGCTACCCGCGTAGCGGTCAGACAGCCATGGTGGCTACTCAGTAA
- the hrpA gene encoding ATP-dependent RNA helicase HrpA — translation MSTLIQKRALRLQNLPKPEYPEELPVAARRTEIIKAIAEHQVVIICGETGSGKTTQLPKMCLELGRGVDGFIGHTQPRRIAARSVAARIAEELKVQLGQQVGYKVRFHDRCSPDSYVKLMTDGILLAEIQQDRYLKQYDTLIIDEAHERSLNIDFLLGYLKWLLPKRRDLKVIITSATIDPERFSQHFDNAPIINVSGRTYPVDIRYRPLVDVDAEEEFERDQTQAILDAVDELGHEAPGDILVFLPGEREIRETAEALRKHHPPATEILPLYARLSNEEQHRIFEPHGRRRIVLSTNVAETSLTVPGIKYVVDSGYARISRYSWRAGVQRLPIEKVSQASANQRSGRCGRVSNGIAIRLYSEDDYLKRPVFTEPEILRTNLAAVILQLATMWTADVENFPFVEPPDTRLIRDGYKLLFELGAVDVDYNVTPSGHQLAKLPLDPRFGRMLLAAHDNGALREVLIIVSALTLQDPRERPLDKQQASDEKHARFKDEHSDFLGFLKLWDYFHEQRKHLSQRKFRELCQKEFLSYMRLREWHDIHTQLHQMVLEMGCKENETAASYDAIHLSLLTGLLGNIGMKDEEREYIGAGGRKFHPFPASSLRKKPPQWIMAAELVETSRLFGRTLAKIQPEWIEKLAAHLLRHHYTEPHWEQKQAQVAAFERTSLYGITITPRRKVSYGRIDPIVCREIFIRHALVYGEYRTTAPFFQHNAELIADIETLEAKGRRRDILADEHRLYAFYDERLPAHIVNGHAFERWRKKAEQHNNTLLYLNRDYLMQREAGHETSGQFPDTLSIQGMILPLRYHFDPKAEDDGVTVRLPLLGLNQLNPIRFEYLVPGMLEEKITALIRTLPKHIRKQFVPAPDYARACMEAIQPSDTLPLQTALEKQLLRMTGNQIPPEAWSEVALETHLQMRFEITDEAGNVIRSGRDLEILRGKVRQQTRAELAAKPVQSIERVGITTWDFGDLPEFHWLEAGGTKLRTWPALVDASNSVSIRLFDNEADANQAHWQGVLRLFLLTLPAEVKDVPKYIPQMQTLCLHYAATGKCDELKESLTRYVFRQVFNDYLTIRKQDSFTHALSECRSQIFPQTQDTARLVAPILALYHDLRKQLKGKVQPIWLEALTDISEQLNHLVYVGFLDAVSPDALRHFPRYLKGIQRRLQKLAENPTKDRALRVQVQPYWDQWKTASSRNLNEYRWMLEEFRVSLFAQELGTARPVSAKRLDELWKKALTE, via the coding sequence GTGAGTACCCTCATCCAAAAACGCGCCTTGCGCCTACAAAATCTGCCCAAACCCGAATACCCGGAAGAACTGCCGGTAGCAGCACGACGCACCGAAATCATCAAGGCGATTGCCGAGCATCAAGTCGTCATTATCTGCGGCGAAACCGGCTCAGGCAAAACCACCCAACTCCCCAAAATGTGCTTAGAACTCGGGCGCGGCGTAGATGGTTTCATTGGACACACCCAACCACGCAGGATTGCGGCGCGTAGCGTTGCCGCACGCATTGCCGAAGAGTTGAAGGTGCAACTGGGGCAGCAAGTTGGCTACAAAGTGCGTTTCCACGACCGCTGTTCCCCCGACAGTTACGTGAAACTCATGACAGACGGCATCTTGCTTGCAGAAATTCAGCAAGACCGTTACCTCAAGCAATACGACACCCTGATTATCGACGAAGCACATGAACGCAGTCTCAATATCGACTTCCTGCTTGGCTACCTCAAATGGCTATTGCCCAAACGCCGTGATTTGAAAGTCATTATCACCTCCGCTACCATCGACCCCGAACGCTTTTCGCAGCACTTTGACAATGCCCCGATTATTAACGTCTCAGGGCGCACCTATCCAGTGGATATTCGCTACCGCCCACTGGTTGATGTGGATGCCGAGGAAGAATTTGAGCGTGACCAAACCCAAGCAATTTTAGATGCAGTGGATGAATTGGGGCATGAAGCCCCCGGCGACATCCTAGTCTTCCTGCCCGGTGAACGGGAAATCCGCGAAACGGCGGAAGCCTTGCGCAAACATCACCCACCCGCCACCGAAATTTTGCCGCTGTACGCCCGTCTTTCCAACGAAGAACAGCACCGTATTTTCGAGCCGCACGGTCGCCGCCGCATTGTATTATCCACCAACGTAGCTGAAACTTCCCTCACCGTCCCTGGCATCAAATACGTGGTGGATAGCGGTTACGCCCGCATCTCACGTTACTCATGGCGTGCGGGTGTGCAACGTTTGCCCATTGAAAAAGTCTCACAAGCTTCTGCCAACCAGCGTTCCGGGCGTTGCGGACGCGTTAGTAATGGCATTGCCATCCGCCTCTACAGCGAAGACGATTACCTCAAACGACCGGTGTTTACGGAACCGGAAATACTGCGAACTAACCTCGCTGCCGTCATTTTGCAACTGGCAACGATGTGGACGGCGGACGTCGAAAACTTCCCTTTCGTCGAGCCACCCGACACACGCCTGATCCGTGACGGTTACAAGCTGCTGTTTGAACTTGGCGCGGTGGATGTGGATTACAACGTCACCCCAAGTGGGCATCAACTCGCCAAACTGCCACTCGACCCGCGTTTCGGACGCATGTTGCTGGCAGCACACGATAATGGTGCATTACGCGAAGTATTGATCATCGTCAGCGCCCTCACCCTGCAAGACCCGCGTGAACGCCCACTGGATAAACAACAAGCATCCGACGAAAAACACGCACGCTTCAAAGACGAACACTCCGATTTCCTAGGTTTTCTGAAACTCTGGGATTATTTTCACGAGCAGCGTAAACACCTATCACAGCGCAAATTCCGCGAACTCTGCCAAAAAGAATTCCTCTCTTACATGCGCCTGCGCGAATGGCACGACATCCATACCCAACTGCATCAAATGGTGCTGGAAATGGGCTGCAAGGAAAATGAAACCGCAGCCAGTTACGATGCCATTCACCTCAGCCTGCTGACCGGGCTACTCGGCAATATCGGCATGAAAGACGAAGAGCGCGAATACATAGGCGCGGGTGGACGCAAATTCCACCCATTCCCCGCCTCCAGCTTGCGCAAAAAGCCACCTCAATGGATCATGGCTGCCGAATTAGTGGAAACGTCACGCTTATTCGGGCGCACCCTCGCTAAAATCCAACCGGAATGGATTGAAAAACTCGCTGCCCACCTCTTGCGCCATCATTACACCGAACCGCATTGGGAACAAAAACAAGCGCAAGTTGCCGCCTTTGAACGCACCTCGCTGTATGGCATTACCATCACCCCGCGCCGCAAAGTCAGCTACGGACGCATTGATCCCATCGTGTGCCGCGAAATTTTCATCCGCCATGCGCTGGTTTATGGCGAATACCGCACTACTGCCCCCTTCTTTCAACACAATGCCGAGCTAATCGCCGACATCGAAACCCTAGAAGCCAAAGGCCGCCGCCGTGACATCCTCGCCGATGAACATCGTTTGTATGCGTTTTATGATGAGCGTCTCCCCGCCCACATTGTCAACGGACACGCCTTCGAGCGCTGGCGCAAAAAAGCCGAGCAGCACAACAACACATTGCTGTACCTCAACCGCGATTATCTGATGCAGCGTGAAGCAGGGCATGAAACCAGCGGGCAATTCCCCGATACCTTGTCAATACAAGGCATGATCCTACCGTTACGCTATCACTTTGACCCCAAAGCAGAAGATGATGGTGTCACCGTGCGCTTGCCCTTGTTAGGCTTAAACCAACTGAACCCGATACGCTTTGAATATTTAGTACCGGGGATGTTAGAAGAAAAAATCACCGCACTGATCCGCACCCTGCCGAAACACATCCGCAAACAATTTGTGCCTGCTCCTGATTACGCCCGTGCCTGCATGGAAGCCATCCAACCCAGCGATACGCTCCCCCTGCAAACAGCGCTGGAAAAACAACTTTTACGCATGACCGGCAACCAAATTCCGCCAGAAGCATGGTCAGAAGTCGCTCTGGAAACACACTTGCAAATGCGTTTTGAAATCACCGATGAAGCAGGCAACGTTATCCGCAGCGGGCGCGATTTGGAAATATTACGCGGCAAAGTCCGCCAACAAACCCGTGCTGAACTCGCCGCCAAACCCGTACAATCCATCGAGCGGGTCGGCATTACCACATGGGATTTCGGCGATTTACCCGAATTCCATTGGCTGGAAGCAGGTGGCACGAAATTACGCACATGGCCTGCCCTCGTCGATGCCAGCAACAGCGTCAGCATTCGCCTGTTTGATAATGAAGCCGATGCCAACCAAGCGCATTGGCAAGGCGTTTTGCGCTTGTTTTTGCTCACCTTGCCTGCTGAAGTCAAAGACGTGCCTAAATATATTCCGCAAATGCAGACCTTGTGCCTGCACTACGCCGCTACTGGCAAATGCGATGAGTTGAAGGAAAGCCTTACCCGCTATGTATTCCGGCAAGTGTTTAACGATTATCTGACTATCCGTAAACAAGACAGCTTTACACACGCATTGAGTGAATGCCGCTCACAGATTTTCCCACAAACCCAAGACACAGCGCGTCTGGTTGCCCCCATACTCGCGCTTTATCACGATTTACGCAAACAACTCAAAGGCAAAGTGCAACCCATTTGGCTCGAAGCCCTCACTGACATCAGCGAACAATTGAATCATCTGGTTTATGTCGGTTTTCTGGATGCAGTATCCCCAGATGCGTTGCGGCATTTCCCGCGTTATCTAAAAGGTATTCAAAGACGTTTACAAAAATTGGCGGAGAATCCGACCAAAGACAGGGCATTACGGGTACAAGTACAACCGTATTGGGATCAGTGGAAAACAGCTTCGTCTAGGAACTTAAACGAATACCGTTGGATGCTGGAGGAATTTCGGGTGTCGCTGTTTGCGCAGGAATTGGGAACCGCAAGGCCGGTATCGGCCAAGCGGCTGGATGAACTCTGGAAAAAGGCGCTTACTGAGTAG
- a CDS encoding tetratricopeptide repeat protein, with protein MITMPKGTYQVVFAQRPPQPNTVVPVSENLTPRITEGPRLLLRCQLLESPPLTSYPICYKLHNELLTMLNRFRNIRVVATDHTQEKLHHVDYTLNCNIHQTPQHLELFFVLTQVIGGVLVWTHTFYLPLQPSHDDFDAIGLCIAANTVAVHSGAMLSHWAHYQQSLPTPIPEHHKTLIHYLAFLHDISRDSFRNALVTCQQRLQQYPDDSKALVILARLCGYDHVLQYHLIEHLETTWTQAARSALKLDPGNAEAHSIFAHNRYFLGDYALCREELEIARHTNPFDTSIEYLYGFGLYMMGDQETGIKAIQRLMAIPFPQPDWYHVLPFIHAFNHGDYQQALALAERIQHFGYWGEMARCVSYFKLGQTERSLREYQELLRYNAIIPTHSNTENRSIFTHNALKTLLSVLQEINKSNLSALKK; from the coding sequence ATGATCACCATGCCCAAAGGCACTTATCAAGTCGTTTTTGCACAGCGCCCCCCGCAGCCCAATACCGTTGTACCGGTATCAGAAAACCTGACCCCCCGTATTACAGAAGGACCTCGCTTATTGTTGCGTTGCCAACTGCTAGAGTCCCCCCCGCTTACTAGCTACCCTATTTGTTATAAGCTACATAACGAACTGTTAACGATGTTGAATCGTTTTCGTAATATCCGTGTGGTGGCAACGGATCATACACAAGAAAAACTTCACCATGTAGATTACACCTTAAATTGTAACATTCATCAAACGCCCCAACACCTTGAATTATTTTTTGTGCTAACACAGGTCATTGGTGGTGTATTGGTATGGACACACACATTCTACCTACCCCTGCAACCCAGTCACGATGACTTCGATGCAATCGGTTTATGCATTGCAGCCAATACGGTTGCCGTACACTCTGGCGCGATGTTGTCCCATTGGGCACATTACCAACAGAGTCTGCCAACACCTATCCCTGAACACCACAAGACGTTAATCCATTATTTAGCCTTTCTGCATGACATTAGCAGGGATAGTTTTCGTAACGCTTTAGTAACTTGCCAACAACGTTTACAGCAGTATCCTGATGATAGTAAGGCACTGGTTATCTTAGCGCGTCTGTGTGGTTATGATCATGTACTGCAATACCACCTCATTGAACACTTAGAAACCACGTGGACACAAGCAGCACGCAGTGCCTTGAAACTAGACCCTGGTAATGCCGAAGCACATTCGATTTTTGCACATAATCGCTATTTTTTAGGAGACTATGCGCTGTGTCGTGAAGAACTTGAAATTGCACGACATACCAATCCTTTCGACACCTCGATAGAGTACTTATACGGTTTTGGACTTTATATGATGGGCGATCAAGAAACAGGAATCAAAGCCATTCAACGCTTGATGGCTATTCCCTTTCCACAACCAGACTGGTATCACGTACTGCCGTTTATTCACGCATTCAATCATGGGGATTACCAGCAGGCATTGGCACTAGCGGAACGTATTCAACATTTTGGTTATTGGGGAGAAATGGCTCGTTGTGTCAGTTATTTTAAACTGGGTCAGACCGAACGTAGCCTACGAGAGTATCAGGAATTATTGCGTTATAATGCGATCATTCCTACTCATTCCAACACTGAAAACCGCTCTATTTTTACACATAATGCACTAAAGACGCTCTTAAGTGTTTTACAAGAAATTAACAAATCCAACTTATCTGCACTAAAAAAATAA
- a CDS encoding GDP-L-fucose synthase, whose translation MKKTRIYVAGHRGMVGSALVRQLEQRSEVELVVRSRQELNLSCQQDVEQFFQTENIDQVYLAAAKVGGIHANSTYPADFIYENLMIECNIIHSAWKAGVKRLLFLGSSCIYPKFAKQPISESELLQGELECTNEPYAIAKIAGIKLCESYNRQHGTQYRSVMPTNLYGFNDNFHPENSHVIPALMRRFHEAMLANAPQVVVWGSGKPLREFLHVDDMAAASIHVMEMDDAAYQQLVPQTLSHINVGTGTDCTIAQLAELMAEVVGYQGQIMFDASKPDGTPRKLLDVSRLKSLGWEPQISLPDGLKSTYEWFVSHQSDFRQS comes from the coding sequence ATGAAAAAAACCCGCATTTATGTCGCAGGCCATCGTGGAATGGTCGGTTCCGCGTTAGTTCGCCAATTGGAACAGCGTTCTGAGGTTGAGTTGGTGGTTCGTTCCCGGCAGGAGTTGAACTTAAGTTGTCAACAAGACGTTGAGCAGTTCTTCCAAACGGAAAATATTGATCAAGTCTATCTGGCAGCGGCAAAAGTCGGGGGGATTCATGCTAATAGCACGTATCCGGCAGATTTTATTTATGAAAATCTGATGATTGAATGCAATATTATTCATTCAGCTTGGAAAGCAGGTGTCAAACGCCTGCTATTCCTTGGCTCGTCTTGTATTTACCCCAAGTTTGCAAAACAGCCGATTTCAGAGTCTGAATTATTACAAGGTGAGTTGGAATGTACTAATGAGCCTTATGCTATTGCCAAAATTGCCGGTATCAAATTATGTGAATCCTACAACCGGCAGCATGGCACGCAATACCGTAGTGTTATGCCGACCAATTTGTACGGGTTTAATGATAATTTCCACCCGGAAAACTCGCACGTTATTCCTGCTTTAATGCGACGGTTTCACGAGGCAATGTTGGCAAACGCTCCCCAAGTTGTTGTTTGGGGTTCAGGAAAGCCGCTCCGGGAATTTTTACATGTAGACGACATGGCGGCTGCGTCGATTCATGTGATGGAAATGGATGATGCTGCTTACCAGCAGCTTGTTCCACAAACTTTGTCACATATTAATGTCGGAACCGGCACGGATTGCACCATTGCCCAACTGGCTGAGTTGATGGCTGAGGTTGTAGGGTATCAGGGACAGATTATGTTTGATGCGAGTAAGCCTGATGGCACTCCCCGTAAATTGCTGGATGTTTCTCGTCTCAAAAGTCTGGGATGGGAACCCCAAATATCCTTACCTGATGGGCTGAAATCAACGTATGAATGGTTTGTAAGCCACCAAAGTGATTTCCGTCAATCTTAA